One Drosophila virilis strain 15010-1051.87 chromosome 5, Dvir_AGI_RSII-ME, whole genome shotgun sequence DNA window includes the following coding sequences:
- the HisT gene encoding choline/ethanolamine transporter flvcr2a, whose protein sequence is MDLKHSASGAVESADSYIASSKSTDMITPKDKESKENNKSANAPAEGYKVYARRWAVLILFVFYSASNAMQWIQYTIINNIITRYYGISDKWVDWTSMIYMILYIPLIFPGSWFLDKVGLRITALVGIVGTCIGAWIKVFSVDPSLFYVSFIGQSIVALAQVCILSLPARLAAVWFGPDQVSSATSVGVFGNQLGVAVGFVLPPMLVPNSEDINQVGSDLQMMFYLVAGLTSILLVLMAIFFQDRPPTPPSAAQEESQRLEGMVEEQVSFLQSLKNLMTNRNFIFLLLSYGINVGVFYAISTLLNPVVLKYYPGHEVDTGRIGLSIVLAGMLGSVVSGIVLDKTHKFKETTLAVYALSMVGMWIFTFTLDTGHIAVVYLTASLLGFFMTGYLPVGFEFGAELTFPEPEGTSSGLLNASAQTFGICFTLFYSELFYSYGDVPANVAMALMLIVGTAITAATRSDLRRQNAQVAPCAAAVNP, encoded by the exons ATGGATCTGAAGCACAGCGCCAGCGGCGCCGTCGAGAGCGCCGATTCATATATAGCCAGCAGCAAGTCAACAGACATGATCACGCCGAAGGACAAGGAGagcaaagaaaacaacaaatcggCCAATGCGCCAGCCGAAG GTTACAAAGTCTATGCGCGTCGCTGGGCGGTGCTCATACTCTTTGTATTCTATTCAGCCTCGAATGCCATGCAATGGATACAATACACCATCATCAACAATATAATAACACG CTACTATGGCATCAGTGACAAGTGGGTGGACTGGACGTCCATGATTTATATGATATTGTATATACCGCTCATATTTCCGGGCAGCTGGTTCCTCGACAAGGTG GGTCTGCGCATAACGGCACTCGTTGGCATTGTGGGCACCTGCATAGGCGCCTGGATAAAGGTATTTTCGGTGGATCCGTCGCTCTTCTATGTCAGCTTCATAGGACAGTCAATTGTGGCGCTTGCCCAG GTGTGCATATTGTCGCTGCCCGCGCGTTTGGCTGCCGTCTGGTTCGGACCCGATCAGGTGTCATCCGCCACCAGCGTTGGCGTCTTTGGGAATCAG CTGGGCGTGGCCGTTGGATTTGTGCTGCCACCGATGCTGGTGCCGAACTCCGAGGACATCAACCAGGTGGGCAGCGATCTGCAGATGATGTTCTACCTGGTGGCCGGTCTGACCAGCATACTGCTCGTCCTGATGGCCATAT TCTTCCAGGATCggccgccgacgccgccgtCTGCGGCACAGGAGGAGTCACAGCGTCTGGAGGGCATGGTCGAGGAGCAGGTCAGCTTCTTGCAATCGCTGAAGAATCTGATGACCAATCGCAATTTCATATTTCTGCTGCTCTCCTATGGCATCAATGTGGGCGTATTCTATGCCATCTCCACGCTGCTCAATCCG GTGGTGCTCAAGTATTATCCAGGTCATGAGGTCGACACAGGTCGCATTGGCCTCAGCATTGTGCTGGCTGGCATGCTGGGCTCCGTTGTCTCCGGCATAGTCCTGGACAAGACGCACAAATTCAA GGAGACAACGCTGGCGGTCTATGCCCTTTCCATGGTGGGCATGTGGATATTCACGTTCACGCTGGACACCGGACACATTGCGGTGGTTTATCTGACAGCCTCGCTGCTGGG CTTTTTTATGACCGGCTATTTGCCGGTGGGCTTTGAATTTGGCGCCGAGCTCACGTTTCCCGAGCCGGAGGGCACTTCGTCCGGCCTGCTGAACGCCTCGGCGCAAACGTTTGGCATTTGCTTTACGCTCTTCTACTCGGAGCTCTTCTACTCGTACGGGGATGTGCCCGCCAACGTGGCCATGGCCCTGATGCTGATCGTGGGCACGGCCATCACGGCGGCCACCAGATCCGATTTGAGGCGGCAGAACGCGCAGGTGGCGCCCTGTGCAGCTGCTGTCAATCCGTAA